The following proteins come from a genomic window of Pseudomonas sp. Z8(2022):
- a CDS encoding Rieske 2Fe-2S domain-containing protein → MNPTEQPLAYWWPLATSHQLGTRRPLARVLHGRPLVLFRESDGRPAALPDRCPHRFAPLSAGCVRDGAVECPYHGWRFDGAGQCIRAPGSLDQGSTARLLQPLQTLEAHGLIWVRDSMLPTPPLPNPNGAVQEDVDQFWMHDQVRCSLQEAAENFLDAFHTHFVHAGWIRRDDRRQRVIADIRALEDGIEARYSEEGKQAGLISRLFEGSRGESFGRFRLPGLAEIEYRDARGRLTLLISAWLIPAEAGQLQVIARIVSRRGWLPGWLKQAVMRPLLGVVLRQDKRILEAVSAQHQRFADCAGHWGPAQMLDGRQDLLGPWIRQLLLHGKLRDFTGKRLELEL, encoded by the coding sequence ATGAATCCGACCGAGCAGCCTCTGGCGTACTGGTGGCCGCTGGCGACCAGCCACCAGCTCGGCACCCGCCGACCGCTGGCGCGCGTGCTGCATGGCCGGCCGCTGGTGCTGTTTCGCGAGAGTGACGGCCGCCCGGCGGCATTGCCGGATCGCTGTCCGCACCGCTTCGCGCCACTCAGCGCCGGTTGCGTGCGCGACGGTGCGGTCGAGTGCCCCTACCACGGCTGGCGTTTCGACGGCGCCGGGCAGTGCATCCGCGCCCCCGGCAGTCTCGACCAGGGCAGCACCGCCAGGCTGTTGCAGCCGCTGCAGACGCTGGAGGCACACGGCCTGATCTGGGTACGCGACAGCATGCTGCCGACCCCGCCATTGCCCAATCCCAATGGCGCGGTACAGGAAGATGTGGATCAGTTCTGGATGCACGACCAGGTGCGTTGCAGCCTGCAGGAGGCGGCGGAGAACTTCCTCGACGCCTTCCATACCCATTTCGTCCACGCCGGCTGGATTCGCCGCGACGACAGGCGCCAGCGGGTGATCGCCGATATCCGCGCGCTGGAAGACGGGATCGAGGCGCGTTACAGCGAGGAGGGCAAGCAGGCCGGGCTGATCTCGCGCCTGTTCGAAGGCAGCCGCGGCGAGAGTTTCGGCCGCTTCCGCCTGCCGGGCCTGGCGGAAATCGAGTACCGCGACGCCCGCGGCCGGCTCACGCTGCTGATCAGCGCCTGGCTGATCCCTGCCGAAGCCGGTCAGTTGCAGGTGATCGCGCGCATCGTCAGCCGCCGCGGCTGGCTACCCGGCTGGCTGAAGCAGGCTGTGATGCGGCCGCTACTGGGCGTGGTGCTGCGCCAGGACAAGCGCATCCTCGAAGCCGTCAGCGCCCAGCATCAGCGTTTCGCCGACTGCGCCGGACACTGGGGGCCGGCGCAGATGCTCGACGGCCGGCAGGATCTGCTCGGCCCCTGGATTCGCCAGTTGCTGCTGCACGGCAAATTGCGGGATTTCACTGGCAAAAGGCTGGAACTGGAGCTTTAG
- a CDS encoding lysophospholipid acyltransferase, which produces MEKIKGALVVGFLRLFALLPWRAVQAVGNAIGWLMWKLPNSSREVVRINLSKCFPELNEAELDKLVGQSLQDIGKTLTESACAWIWPAQKSLKLIREVEGLAVLQQALASGKGVVGITSHLGNWEVLNHFYCNQCKPIIFYRPPKLKAVDELLQKQRVQMGNRVAPSTKEGILSVIKEVRKGGAVGIPADPEPSRSSGVFVPFLGTTALTSKFVPGMLTGGKAVGVFLHALRLPDGSGYKVILEAAPEGMYSDNVEEGVAAMSEVVSRYVRAYPSQYMWSMKRFKKRPDGEAKWY; this is translated from the coding sequence GTGGAAAAAATCAAGGGCGCTCTGGTCGTTGGCTTCCTGCGCCTGTTCGCACTGCTGCCCTGGCGCGCCGTGCAGGCGGTTGGCAATGCCATCGGCTGGCTGATGTGGAAACTGCCGAACAGCTCGCGCGAGGTGGTGCGCATCAACCTGAGCAAGTGCTTCCCCGAGCTTAACGAGGCTGAACTGGACAAGCTGGTCGGGCAGAGCCTTCAGGATATCGGCAAGACCCTCACCGAGAGCGCCTGTGCCTGGATCTGGCCGGCGCAGAAATCGCTCAAGCTGATCCGCGAGGTGGAAGGCCTGGCGGTGCTGCAGCAGGCCCTGGCCTCGGGCAAGGGTGTGGTCGGCATCACCAGTCACCTGGGCAACTGGGAAGTGCTCAACCACTTCTACTGCAACCAGTGCAAACCGATCATTTTCTATCGCCCGCCCAAGCTCAAGGCGGTCGATGAACTGCTGCAGAAGCAGCGCGTGCAGATGGGCAACCGCGTGGCGCCATCGACCAAGGAAGGCATCCTCAGCGTCATCAAGGAAGTGCGCAAGGGCGGCGCCGTGGGCATTCCGGCCGACCCCGAGCCGAGTCGCTCGTCGGGTGTGTTCGTGCCCTTTCTCGGTACCACTGCCCTGACCAGCAAGTTCGTCCCCGGCATGCTCACCGGTGGCAAGGCGGTCGGCGTGTTCCTGCATGCGCTGCGCCTGCCGGACGGCAGCGGTTACAAGGTGATTCTCGAGGCGGCGCCCGAGGGCATGTACAGCGATAACGTCGAGGAAGGCGTGGCGGCCATGAGCGAAGTGGTCTCGCGCTACGTGCGCGCCTACCCGAGCCAGTACATGTGGAGCATGAAGCGCTTCAAGAAGCGTCCGGATGGCGAGGCCAAGTGGTACTGA
- a CDS encoding PilZ domain-containing protein, translating into MSNQRQQVRTPMKCRIKISHPNFGELLAQTRDLSDSGVYVKHPDMAALSIGAEVTGQVQDLPFPAPVLKMEVMRVDAEGAGLRFIGEA; encoded by the coding sequence ATGTCGAACCAGCGTCAGCAGGTGCGTACCCCGATGAAGTGTCGGATCAAGATCAGCCATCCGAATTTCGGTGAACTGCTGGCGCAGACACGCGACCTGTCCGACAGCGGCGTCTATGTGAAGCACCCGGATATGGCGGCTCTGTCGATTGGCGCGGAAGTGACCGGCCAGGTGCAGGACCTGCCCTTTCCCGCGCCGGTACTGAAGATGGAAGTGATGCGCGTGGACGCCGAAGGGGCTGGCCTGCGGTTTATCGGCGAAGCCTGA
- the ehuA gene encoding ectoine/hydroxyectoine ABC transporter ATP-binding protein EhuA has translation MTQPIVRFTDVTKRYGNFTCLNNLNLEVNEGEKVAIIGPSGSGKSTLLRALMTLETIDEGLIMVDGEPLTHMPARDGRLVPASASHQRKVRGKIGMVFQSFNLFPHMSALQNVIEAPVQVLGMSKKEATERAEDLLAMVGLGEKLGHYPSQLSGGQQQRVAIARALAMRPKVMLFDEVTSALDPELCGEVLNVIRRLGSEHNLTMLMVTHQMGFAREFADRVCFFHQGCIHEQGTPEQLFGNPQQERTQAFLSAVNEAH, from the coding sequence ATGACCCAGCCCATCGTCCGCTTCACCGACGTGACCAAGCGTTACGGCAACTTCACCTGCCTGAACAACCTCAACCTCGAGGTGAACGAGGGCGAGAAGGTCGCCATCATCGGCCCCAGCGGCTCGGGCAAGTCCACCCTGCTGCGCGCACTGATGACCCTGGAGACCATCGACGAAGGCCTGATCATGGTCGACGGCGAGCCGCTGACCCACATGCCCGCGCGCGACGGCCGCCTGGTGCCGGCCAGCGCCAGCCACCAGCGCAAGGTGCGCGGCAAGATCGGCATGGTGTTCCAGAGCTTCAACCTGTTCCCGCACATGAGCGCGCTGCAGAACGTCATCGAGGCTCCGGTGCAGGTGCTGGGCATGAGCAAGAAGGAAGCCACGGAACGCGCCGAGGACCTGCTGGCGATGGTCGGTCTGGGCGAGAAGCTCGGCCACTATCCCTCGCAGCTATCGGGCGGCCAGCAGCAACGCGTGGCCATCGCCCGCGCCCTGGCCATGCGGCCCAAGGTGATGCTGTTCGACGAGGTGACTTCGGCACTCGACCCCGAACTGTGCGGCGAGGTGCTCAACGTGATCCGCCGCCTGGGCAGCGAACACAACCTGACCATGCTGATGGTCACTCACCAGATGGGCTTCGCCCGCGAGTTCGCCGACCGTGTGTGCTTCTTCCACCAGGGCTGCATTCACGAACAGGGCACCCCGGAGCAGCTGTTCGGCAACCCGCAACAGGAGCGCACGCAGGCCTTTCTCAGCGCGGTCAACGAAGCGCACTGA
- a CDS encoding ATP-grasp domain-containing protein: MHVLILGARAPACLEWARAFAASGWTVSIGDSLAWPLARSSRAVDHFVRLPEPRSNPQAWIEALAGRVRQDGIELIVPTCEEAFYLAHGLAQLAPLCRVLTSDFELLHRLHHKGRFAEMSRGWPLEAPDTRLLQSREDCLALAAEHGDWVFKPAYSRFASRTLIRPHARAVEALRPTAEQPWVAQRFVAGDEHCSFSLLVDGQLRAHACYRPLYRVGRGSGIYFQPVRPQAVQAFVEDFGRATGYTGQVGFDFITDAQGRFHVLECNPRATSGIHLFGDRPTALVNALNTPGEPLLPSPAPRMVALAMLLIVAPRHLASRRFWCDYRAARDVILRGGDLGPLAAQLLGVGEIAVRALRRRRGLLAASTADIEWDGQPLDGAPGS, from the coding sequence ATGCACGTACTGATCCTCGGCGCGCGGGCGCCGGCCTGTCTGGAATGGGCCCGGGCATTTGCCGCCAGCGGCTGGACCGTCAGCATCGGCGACTCGCTGGCCTGGCCACTGGCGCGTTCCAGCCGGGCGGTGGACCATTTCGTCCGCCTGCCGGAGCCGCGCAGCAACCCGCAGGCCTGGATCGAGGCCCTGGCCGGGCGCGTTCGCCAGGACGGCATCGAGCTGATCGTGCCGACCTGCGAGGAAGCCTTCTACCTGGCCCATGGCCTGGCGCAACTGGCGCCGTTGTGCCGGGTGCTGACCAGCGATTTCGAGCTGCTGCACCGCCTGCATCACAAGGGCCGTTTCGCCGAAATGAGCCGCGGCTGGCCGCTGGAAGCGCCCGATACACGCCTGCTGCAAAGCCGCGAAGACTGCCTCGCCCTGGCCGCCGAGCACGGCGACTGGGTGTTCAAGCCGGCCTACTCGCGCTTTGCCTCACGCACCCTGATTCGCCCGCATGCGCGCGCCGTCGAGGCGTTGCGGCCGACAGCGGAGCAGCCCTGGGTCGCCCAGCGCTTCGTTGCCGGCGACGAGCACTGCAGCTTCAGCCTGCTGGTCGACGGACAGTTGCGCGCCCATGCCTGCTACCGGCCGCTGTACCGCGTCGGGCGCGGCTCGGGTATCTATTTCCAGCCGGTACGGCCGCAAGCCGTGCAGGCGTTCGTCGAGGACTTTGGCCGCGCCACCGGCTATACCGGCCAGGTCGGCTTCGACTTCATCACCGATGCCCAGGGGCGCTTTCACGTCCTCGAATGCAACCCGCGCGCAACCAGCGGCATCCATCTGTTCGGCGACCGGCCCACGGCGCTGGTGAACGCCCTGAACACGCCCGGCGAACCGCTGCTGCCGAGCCCGGCGCCGCGCATGGTGGCGCTGGCGATGCTGCTGATCGTCGCCCCGCGTCATCTCGCCAGCCGCCGCTTCTGGTGCGACTACCGCGCGGCGCGCGACGTGATCCTGCGCGGCGGCGACCTCGGTCCGCTGGCGGCGCAGCTGCTCGGTGTCGGCGAGATTGCGGTACGTGCGCTGAGGCGCCGACGCGGTCTGCTGGCAGCCTCGACAGCGGATATCGAATGGGACGGCCAGCCGCTCGATGGAGCGCCAGGGTCATGA
- a CDS encoding F390 synthetase-related protein, with protein sequence MHGLEHLRSLLRVAGSFIHSRWWLRFSDRRRLEAWQARQLRRFLRETAPQAPRLRAFRGLPLERWPEMDKALLMSEFGACNSRGIELQPALEVALQAEQSRDFSPQLGELTVGLSSGTSGHRGVFLVSREERERWAGTLLARTLPTGLLGHLLPWRPPLRIAFFLRANSRLYTTLSSRRIDFVFHDLLLGLDAALGKLEGQQPHVLVAPATVLRGLAELQASGRLNIAPRHLVSVAEVLEEEDARRIEQVFGRRPAQIYQASEGFLGYSCEHGNLHLNESHLLIEPQWLDNQQRRFQPLVTDFSRTTQIIVRYRLNDILQLAPEPCPCGRAERTLAAIEGRADEVLWLPALDGSGLRPLYPDLLRRAVATAATQLEQWRICQDGMDWQLQLQAAQHDPAEAALRQALTRFFKQQQVQPATLHVSQWQADAPGAKRRRLLLQRRPEETPCTY encoded by the coding sequence ATGCACGGCCTTGAGCATCTGCGCAGCCTGCTGCGGGTTGCCGGCAGCTTCATCCACAGCCGCTGGTGGCTGCGCTTCTCCGACCGGCGCCGGCTGGAGGCCTGGCAGGCGCGCCAGCTGCGGCGCTTTCTGCGTGAAACAGCGCCGCAGGCGCCGCGCCTGCGCGCCTTTCGCGGGCTGCCGCTGGAGCGCTGGCCGGAGATGGACAAGGCGCTGCTGATGAGCGAATTCGGCGCCTGCAACAGCCGCGGCATCGAGCTGCAGCCTGCTCTGGAGGTTGCGCTGCAGGCCGAACAGTCGCGGGATTTCAGCCCGCAGCTGGGCGAACTGACCGTTGGCCTTTCCAGCGGCACATCCGGCCATCGCGGGGTCTTTCTGGTCAGCCGCGAGGAACGCGAACGCTGGGCCGGCACGCTGCTGGCTCGCACCTTGCCGACAGGCCTGCTCGGCCATCTGCTGCCGTGGCGGCCGCCGCTGCGCATCGCCTTCTTCCTGCGCGCCAACAGCCGGCTGTACACCACGCTGTCCAGCCGCCGTATCGACTTCGTCTTCCATGACCTGCTGCTCGGCCTGGACGCCGCGCTGGGCAAACTCGAAGGTCAGCAGCCGCATGTGCTGGTGGCCCCGGCCACGGTGCTGCGCGGCCTGGCTGAGCTGCAGGCGAGCGGGCGCCTGAACATCGCCCCACGGCATCTGGTCTCGGTGGCCGAGGTGCTGGAGGAAGAGGATGCCCGGCGCATCGAGCAGGTGTTCGGCCGCCGCCCGGCGCAGATTTACCAGGCCAGCGAAGGCTTTCTCGGCTACAGCTGCGAGCACGGCAACCTGCACCTGAACGAAAGCCACCTGCTGATCGAGCCGCAGTGGCTGGACAACCAGCAGCGGCGCTTCCAGCCGCTGGTCACCGACTTCTCGCGCACCACGCAGATCATCGTGCGCTATCGCCTCAACGACATCCTGCAACTGGCGCCCGAGCCCTGCCCCTGCGGCCGCGCCGAACGCACCCTGGCCGCCATCGAGGGCCGCGCCGATGAAGTGCTGTGGCTGCCGGCGCTGGATGGCAGTGGCCTGCGCCCGCTCTATCCCGACCTGCTGCGCCGCGCCGTCGCCACCGCCGCCACGCAGCTGGAGCAGTGGCGCATCTGCCAGGACGGCATGGACTGGCAGCTGCAACTGCAGGCGGCGCAGCATGACCCGGCGGAGGCGGCCCTGCGTCAGGCACTGACGAGATTCTTTAAACAACAGCAGGTGCAGCCTGCAACGCTGCATGTCAGCCAATGGCAGGCGGATGCGCCCGGCGCCAAGCGCCGCCGCCTGCTGCTGCAGCGCCGCCCGGAGGAAACGCCATGCACGTACTGA
- a CDS encoding MBL fold metallo-hydrolase encodes MSASIDVAWLRVGSCRHLACMAARGAGLHQVDFPSYCALLRHPTRGWMLYDTGYAQHFLDATAVFPERLYGSLLPVHLPAHECLSAQLAARGIRREDIGAVIVSHFHGDHVAGLRDFPQARIIALRTESEHVLALRGRRWRATVQGRLPGMLPDDFATRLEHADDCPQRSLPAWMAPFTQGFDLLSDGSLLGVALPGHSHGQLGLCIPDASGGPLLLVADACYSLPACREGRLPPAPTLCFSSSGIRTYRQTFAAIGELARREPSLLILPSHCEIAAEALHARP; translated from the coding sequence ATGAGCGCATCGATCGACGTCGCCTGGCTGCGAGTCGGCAGTTGCCGCCACCTGGCCTGCATGGCTGCGCGCGGAGCCGGGCTGCATCAGGTGGACTTTCCTTCCTACTGCGCCCTGCTGCGCCACCCGACGCGCGGCTGGATGCTCTACGACACCGGCTATGCGCAGCACTTTCTCGATGCCACCGCCGTGTTTCCCGAGCGCCTCTACGGCAGCCTGTTACCGGTGCATCTCCCTGCCCACGAGTGCCTGTCGGCGCAGCTCGCCGCACGCGGCATCCGCCGCGAGGATATCGGCGCAGTGATCGTCTCGCATTTTCATGGCGACCATGTCGCCGGTCTGCGTGACTTTCCCCAGGCCCGCATCATCGCCCTGCGTACCGAGAGCGAGCATGTGCTGGCACTGCGCGGCAGACGCTGGCGCGCCACCGTGCAGGGACGGCTGCCGGGTATGCTGCCGGACGATTTCGCCACGCGCCTGGAACATGCCGACGACTGTCCGCAGCGCTCGCTGCCGGCGTGGATGGCACCCTTCACGCAAGGCTTCGACCTGCTCAGCGATGGCAGCCTGCTCGGTGTCGCGCTGCCCGGCCACAGCCACGGCCAGCTCGGCCTGTGCATCCCCGACGCCAGCGGCGGGCCGCTGCTGCTGGTGGCCGACGCCTGCTATTCGCTGCCTGCCTGCCGCGAAGGCCGCTTGCCACCGGCCCCGACCCTGTGCTTCAGCAGCAGCGGGATACGCACCTATCGCCAGACCTTCGCCGCCATCGGCGAGCTGGCCCGTCGCGAACCGTCGCTGCTGATCCTGCCGTCGCACTGCGAAATCGCCGCAGAGGCATTGCATGCACGGCCTTGA
- a CDS encoding GNAT family N-acetyltransferase, with amino-acid sequence MKLLTADDPQLAQLDSAAARYVREHAERGIGNLACELQLFDLGRWQMPVSINQGGERIDNCYVVSPLTAYSGYARDELQRLPSRPLAKLLKPLVDGVERLLRSARIDRIVQVNNWLLSTNLYPTHWQGEGLEELTALLRQRFPTHAFGFRSLNPASNGVLLERLHALGYLAVPSRQIYLFDGRDGADSAYLRHHNCRLDATLLRRSGYRVETGANLSHAEFERIEALYNLLYLDKYSVLNPHYSAAWLEQGQRDGWLELRVMRAACGRIDGVAGWFASDSVLSAPIVGYDTALPQRTGLYRQLTRLCLEEAARRHMLLNFSSGAAHFKRLRGGQPQIEYSLVHIAHLPMRQRLVWRTLAALLQGLGVPLMRKLKL; translated from the coding sequence ATGAAGCTGCTGACTGCCGACGATCCACAGCTGGCGCAGCTCGACAGCGCCGCCGCGCGTTACGTCCGCGAACATGCCGAACGCGGTATCGGCAACCTTGCCTGCGAACTGCAACTGTTCGATCTGGGCCGCTGGCAGATGCCGGTATCGATCAACCAGGGCGGCGAGCGAATCGACAACTGCTACGTGGTCTCGCCCCTGACCGCCTACAGCGGTTATGCCCGTGACGAGTTGCAGCGTCTGCCCAGCCGGCCGCTGGCGAAACTGCTCAAGCCGCTGGTCGATGGCGTCGAACGGCTGCTGCGCAGCGCCCGCATCGACCGCATCGTGCAGGTCAACAACTGGCTGCTGTCGACCAATCTGTACCCGACGCACTGGCAGGGCGAAGGACTGGAGGAGCTGACCGCACTGCTGCGCCAGCGCTTTCCGACTCATGCCTTCGGCTTTCGCTCGCTCAACCCGGCTAGCAATGGCGTACTGCTGGAACGCCTGCACGCGCTCGGCTACCTCGCCGTGCCCAGCCGCCAGATCTATCTGTTCGATGGCCGCGACGGCGCCGACAGCGCCTATCTGCGTCACCACAACTGCCGGCTCGATGCCACGCTGCTGCGGCGCAGCGGTTACCGGGTGGAGACCGGAGCAAACCTCAGCCACGCCGAGTTCGAGCGTATCGAAGCGCTCTACAACCTGCTCTATCTGGACAAGTACAGCGTTCTCAACCCGCATTACAGCGCGGCCTGGCTGGAGCAGGGCCAGCGGGACGGCTGGCTCGAACTGCGCGTAATGCGCGCGGCCTGCGGGCGCATCGACGGGGTCGCCGGCTGGTTCGCCAGCGATAGCGTGCTCAGCGCGCCCATCGTCGGCTATGACACCGCACTGCCACAGCGCACCGGGCTCTATCGCCAGCTGACCCGGCTGTGCCTGGAGGAGGCGGCCAGACGCCACATGCTGCTCAACTTCAGCTCCGGTGCGGCACACTTCAAGCGCCTGCGCGGCGGTCAGCCGCAGATCGAGTACAGCCTGGTGCATATCGCCCACCTGCCAATGCGCCAGCGCCTGGTCTGGCGCACCCTGGCCGCACTGCTGCAGGGGCTGGGCGTACCGCTGATGAGGAAGCTGAAACTATGA
- the ehuD gene encoding ectoine/hydroxyectoine ABC transporter permease subunit EhuD, with the protein MNFFDWDFALSILPDLLKASLNTLLITFAGFAIAIVVGLLLAIARRSNQLWLSWPVAGLIEFIRSTPLLIQVYFLFYVFPNYGLNLTALQAGILGIALHYACYTAEVYRAGLDAVPRGQWEAVTALNMAPLTAYRNIILPQALRPILPALGNYLVAMLKDTPVLSAITVVEIMQQAKNIGSESFRYLEPITMVGLFFLALSLALAWCVRRMEDRLEVTPR; encoded by the coding sequence ATGAACTTCTTCGACTGGGATTTCGCCCTGAGCATCCTTCCCGACCTGCTCAAGGCCTCGCTCAACACCCTGCTGATCACCTTCGCCGGCTTCGCCATCGCCATCGTCGTCGGCCTGCTGCTGGCCATCGCCCGGCGCAGCAACCAGCTGTGGCTGTCCTGGCCGGTGGCCGGGCTGATCGAGTTCATCCGCAGCACGCCGCTGCTGATCCAGGTGTACTTCCTGTTCTATGTGTTCCCCAACTACGGGCTGAACCTCACCGCGCTGCAGGCGGGCATCCTCGGCATTGCCCTGCACTACGCCTGCTACACCGCCGAGGTGTACCGCGCCGGCCTCGACGCCGTGCCGCGCGGCCAGTGGGAGGCGGTGACGGCGCTGAACATGGCGCCGCTGACCGCCTACCGCAACATCATCCTGCCGCAGGCGCTGCGCCCGATCCTGCCGGCACTGGGCAACTACCTGGTGGCGATGCTCAAGGACACGCCGGTGCTGTCAGCCATCACCGTGGTCGAGATCATGCAGCAGGCCAAGAACATCGGCTCCGAGAGTTTCCGCTACCTTGAACCCATCACCATGGTTGGCCTGTTCTTCCTCGCCCTCAGTCTGGCTCTGGCCTGGTGCGTGCGGCGCATGGAAGACCGCCTGGAGGTAACCCCACGATGA
- a CDS encoding NAD-dependent epimerase/dehydratase family protein, translated as MKVLLTGGTGFVGRHIAWRLAAEGCEVVFCGRSREAADEVLAHAPGAMRFLPVEHGTPQAQAALSEAAAGADALVHCAALSAPWGSAEAFRRANVASTEEVIHACRSHGIERLVHLSTPSLYFAFQDRLGVREDDPLPPPVNRYAQTKGMAETLLREADIAQTVVLRPRAVFGPWDATLMPRMLRVMRRGAIPLMRGGRAELDLTYIDNLVDAVWLGLTRPLPRRYNLYNVSNGQAIRLDHLLEHVATAFALPLRTRRLPWPLVSGVARLFEAEAHLSGGREPLLTRYSAGVLAFSQTLDTSAIRRELGWQPGVDLEEGIRRHAAWWLEHSR; from the coding sequence ATGAAGGTTCTGCTCACCGGAGGCACCGGCTTCGTCGGACGGCATATCGCCTGGCGCCTGGCTGCCGAGGGTTGCGAGGTGGTGTTCTGCGGCCGCAGCCGCGAGGCCGCCGATGAAGTCCTGGCCCACGCCCCTGGCGCGATGCGCTTCCTGCCCGTCGAGCACGGCACGCCGCAGGCGCAGGCGGCATTGAGCGAAGCCGCCGCAGGCGCCGATGCCCTGGTGCACTGCGCCGCGCTGTCGGCGCCATGGGGCAGCGCCGAGGCGTTTCGGCGCGCCAACGTCGCCTCGACCGAGGAGGTCATTCACGCCTGCCGCTCGCATGGCATCGAGCGCCTGGTGCATCTCTCGACACCGAGCCTGTACTTCGCCTTTCAGGACCGCCTCGGCGTACGCGAGGACGATCCCCTGCCGCCCCCGGTAAACCGATACGCGCAGACCAAGGGCATGGCCGAGACGCTGCTGCGGGAAGCCGATATCGCGCAGACCGTGGTGCTGCGTCCGCGCGCCGTGTTCGGCCCATGGGACGCCACGCTGATGCCGCGCATGCTGCGTGTGATGCGCCGTGGTGCGATTCCGCTGATGCGCGGCGGGCGGGCCGAACTCGACCTGACCTATATCGACAACCTGGTCGATGCCGTCTGGCTCGGCCTCACCCGCCCCTTGCCGCGTCGCTACAACCTGTACAACGTCAGCAATGGCCAAGCGATCCGCCTCGACCATCTGCTGGAGCACGTCGCCACGGCCTTCGCACTGCCGCTGCGCACCCGCCGGCTGCCCTGGCCGCTGGTGTCCGGCGTCGCCCGCCTGTTCGAAGCCGAAGCGCATCTGAGCGGCGGCAGGGAGCCGCTGCTGACCCGCTACAGCGCCGGCGTACTCGCCTTCAGCCAGACGCTGGATACCTCGGCGATTCGCCGCGAGCTGGGCTGGCAGCCCGGGGTCGATCTCGAAGAGGGCATTCGCCGCCACGCAGCCTGGTGGCTGGAGCACAGCCGATGA
- a CDS encoding 3-oxoacyl-[acyl-carrier-protein] synthase III C-terminal domain-containing protein codes for MTVDSLPRRILTLLGSGHALPAQRLTSSEIDCSLGLPDGSTERLSGVRSRAVASAEDTAAALAAQAAQKALQAAGLSAGELDCVIAASGTMDQGMPCNAALIHRELGLGASGIPAFDINASCLGFVAALDQISWALAAGRYRRVLLVCADIASCGLDWQQLHSAAIFGDGAAAVVLGHDGDGLRLNILAAQLRTYSEGATLCQIAAGGSRHHPSRGEQNFAALSRFSMQGKAVFRLASTHLPAFLQSLLDEAGLQQVQIDRVVPHQASHLAMEHLRKRLGFASEQVIDIFAEYGNQVAASLPTALDIGLRDGRIDAGQRVLLLGTGAGLSLGGMLLELQ; via the coding sequence ATGACAGTCGACTCCTTACCGCGCCGCATCCTGACACTGCTGGGTAGCGGCCATGCCCTGCCAGCGCAGCGCCTGACGAGCAGCGAAATCGACTGTTCTCTCGGCCTGCCCGACGGCAGCACCGAACGCCTGAGCGGCGTACGCAGCCGCGCCGTGGCATCTGCCGAAGACACCGCCGCCGCCCTTGCCGCGCAGGCCGCGCAGAAGGCGCTGCAGGCCGCGGGGCTGTCTGCCGGGGAGCTCGACTGCGTGATCGCCGCCAGCGGCACCATGGATCAGGGCATGCCCTGCAATGCCGCGCTCATCCATCGCGAACTTGGCCTGGGCGCAAGCGGCATTCCCGCCTTCGACATCAACGCCAGCTGCCTGGGCTTCGTCGCTGCCCTGGATCAGATTTCCTGGGCGCTGGCAGCCGGGCGTTATCGCCGGGTGCTGCTGGTGTGTGCCGATATCGCCTCCTGCGGCCTGGACTGGCAGCAGCTGCACAGCGCCGCCATCTTCGGTGACGGCGCCGCCGCTGTGGTGCTCGGGCACGATGGCGACGGGCTGAGGCTGAACATTCTCGCGGCGCAGCTGCGCACCTACTCCGAGGGCGCCACGCTGTGCCAGATCGCCGCGGGCGGCTCACGTCATCATCCGTCGCGCGGCGAGCAGAACTTCGCCGCACTGAGCCGCTTCAGCATGCAGGGCAAGGCGGTATTCCGCCTGGCCTCGACTCATCTGCCGGCATTTCTGCAATCACTGCTCGATGAGGCGGGCTTGCAGCAGGTGCAAATCGACCGGGTGGTTCCGCACCAGGCCAGTCACCTGGCGATGGAACACCTGCGCAAGCGCCTGGGTTTTGCCAGCGAGCAGGTGATCGACATCTTTGCCGAGTACGGCAATCAGGTGGCCGCCTCGCTGCCGACCGCCCTCGACATCGGCCTGCGCGACGGTCGTATCGACGCCGGCCAGCGCGTGCTGCTACTCGGCACCGGCGCCGGGCTTTCGCTGGGCGGCATGCTGCTGGAGCTGCAATGA